The Streptomyces sp. NBC_01298 genome contains the following window.
AGTGAGCGGCGCAGCCGGTGGGCTTGTGCTGCGGGTTGGGCGGTCGCGTTGACATGGTGCGGTGGGAGCCCGGCAGTTCAGTGTCCTTTCGGTGCGGGCCGGTCCCTCAAGGGCGCTCCCTTCGGTCGCGTCGCTACGCGATGGCCTTCGGCCACCCTTGACCGACCGACCCGCCCCGAAACGCCACAAGACTTCCGGGATCCCCCCGGGGAACGGCCGGGAGGGAGGAGGGGGAGGAGCGGCCTCGTCTGAGATGCGCAGCCGTTTTCCGGCCGGAGGTCATCTGGACACGGCCCCGGCAGGACCGTGACCTCAGCCGGAACGGAGGCGCGGGGCGATCAGAGCATCCAGGGCCGGGCCCCTGGAAACCCTTCCCGAGACGTCCGAGTGCCACCCCGAGCGAGAGGTGGATGAGAAGGACCCCAGAGTCGGTGGGCGCGACAGATCGCTACGTACTCCCACTCGGCTCAGCGACTGCGGACCAGCCGTGGCTGGGAAGCTGCTGAGCACGACCGTGGGCCCCTCGGGGCCGGCACCTGCGGGTCAGTAGGTGCTGATGACAATGACCGCAAGGACTCCGAGGACGATCAGGACGTAGAGGATCTGTCGCAGGCGCTCGGTCACCGGTCATGCGCCCGGGTCGGCCGGCACTCCGGATCGGCCCGGTCGTGAGCGTGCTGGTCCGGGCGGGCGCCGGACATCGAATGCCCGGGGATCGTCTCGTAGTCCTCGCTCAGGATCGGCCGGTCGCAGAGGCAACAGAGGCGCGTTGATGGGTGCTCGGAGTCGCCGAGAACTGCCGTCAAGATTCGCGCAATTCTGGCCAGGCCGCGGGCGTGGTTCCAATTCGAGTTTGGTTCGGAAGTCCGTGGGCCGACCGCTGAGGTGTACTCCCATTCCGCGACGGCATTGGAGGCTCGCGGGTCCCACCGGTTCCGGGGAAGGTATTTCACCGCATGGTGGAGTTGATGGCCGCAGGTGATGAGGTCGTCGATGAGCCGTTCCACGCGCTCGGCCGACGGGCGGTGCGGATACGGGCCAAGGGCCTCAGTGATCAGATCCTGGATGTTGCCGCCTGCTTGCGTCGTCACCGTGTACCTCGGTTCGTCAGCGCGTCCTGTGTTCGTAGGTGGATGATTTCGTTGCACGCAGATGGGCGGATAGGCCATCGCATGGCCATCCGCGGCCATATCGCGGCCATGGCCGCGGATAGGCGAGATGACACCGCAGACTGGGGCGATGAGCCACCGAAATGACGCGCTCAGGGCGGCCCGGCTTCGGGTCGGATGGCGCAGCATGGATGCCGCTGCTGCGGCGCTCAGCATCCATGGGCAGCGGTTCCTTGATGACCGCTCGTACGCGGTGTCCGCGCGAACATGGCGGCGCTGGGAAGGCGCCAGCCCGGGGTGGCCGTCGGAAGAGACGGCGACTGTGCTGCACGACGCACTCAGCCGGTGGCCCGAGGACCTTGGCTTCCGAGCACCTGCCGGCTGGATCCGACCTGAAGCCCACCCAGAGGAAGCCGTGAACCGCAGGACGTTCGTATCCGTCACGGCGGCCGCGCTCATGCCCGGTCCCGTCGCCACGCAGTACGTAGACCCGGCCCTCATCGACTACTTCCAGCAACAGCTGGAAGGCCATTACCGCGCCGACATGTTCCTCGGTCCTCACGATCTTGTCGGCACGGTCAGCGCTCAGTTCCAGCTCATCGACAAGCTCGTCCGCAGTGCGAGGGGAGAGACTCGCCGCGGGCTTCTTCGTGTGGGCGCCGCATATGCCGCGCTCGTCGGATGGCTCTACCAGGATGCGGGAGACCTCGGCGCAGCCGCGTTCTGGCGGGGCGTAACGCAGGAGATCGCGGCGCGCGCCCGGGATCCGCACCTCGTCGGGTACTCGCTCGTGAACCTCGCGCAGGTGCGTACCGACCTTGGAGACGGGTACGGCGTTATCGACTTGTGCTCGGCCGTGCTCGATGGCGAACGCGTTGTTCCCAAAGTGCGGGTCATGGCGATGCAGCAGCAGGCCCACGGCGCCAGTCTCACGGGTGATCGGGCCGCAGTCGACCGCCTGATCGACACTGCGGGTGGGCTCATCTCCCGTGTGGACGACGACCTGCCGTGGGGTAATGCCTGCCGGCGTACGCCGGGCTACCTTGAGGTGCAGAGGGCCACCTGCTACGGCCGTCTCGGGCTGGGGCGGGAGGCGGCGTCGTTGTGGTCACAAGTGCTCGACGCGGTTCCTGCGACCGCCCGCAGGGACCGCGGTGTGTATCTCGCCCGACACGCCACGGCGGCCGCCGTGGCCCGGGAGCCGGAACAGGCACTGGAGATCGCTCGAGCGGCAGTGGAGATCGCGACGGAGACGCGGTCCGCTCGGATGTTGCGCGAACTACACAGTCTGGAGAGGGAGATGAGGCCGTGGCACGATGCCCCGGTGGGCCGGGACCTGGTGGAGGTCCTGGCGCCGGTGAACGAGGGGATCTGACATGGGCGTACCGAAGCCGTTGTCCGATGAGGAGATTGCCGAGTACCTGGGCGGGTTGCCGGGATGGGAGCGCAGGGGTGATGAGATCACCCGAACCTACGAGATCCGCTACCACGCGGCCGTCGCTGCGATCGTGACCATCGCGGACCGGTCCCGGCGCATTCAGCACCATGCCGACCTGGACCTCCGCATCGACAGCCTGCGCGCGTCGATCACCACTCATGATGCCGGCCACCGTCTGACCCGCGCTGATTTCGACCTCGCACACCGCATCGACGCCATCGTGGCCGCGCACCAGGCGCTCCCGCTGGACTGATGCGGGACGACTGCCGCGCGCGTTGTGGTCAGTTCGCTTGCCTGTTGAACTGAGTGATCAGAGGGGACAGGTCGGCGAGGCTCTCGACGCGGAACGTCGGTAGCTCGTGGGCCTCGGCGGTGTTCCACTGGATCGTGGCCCACGGGCCCCGGCGGACCAGCGCGGTGTGCATTCCTGCGTGCTTGCCCGGGCGGAGGTCGTTGTCGACGCGGTCGCCGACGTAGAGGATCTCGTCCGGCGCGAAGGGGACGGCCTTGGCCACTCGGACGAAGAACTCGGGGTCGGGTTTGCTGGCGCCCCAGTCGTCCGAAGTCCCGATCAGATCGACGTCGTCGGTGAAGAGGCCGCGGAGCAGACCACCGGCTCGGACGGTCTGGTTCCCGGCAATCCCGAGCCAGAGGCCGTCGGCACGGAGCTGCGCGAATGCGGGCCTTACGTCTGAGTACACGTCGGACTCGTCGAAGTGTTCCGGCTGGCCGGCGGCGGCGCGGGCCTCGCGCTGTTCGGTGAGGTCGAAGCCGGGGCGGAACTCCTGGAACACCTCGCGATAGTCCCGATTCTGCGCCACGACCGCGCCGAACATCGCCGCGAAGGTGTGGCGGGGTACGCCCAACCAGTCGGCCCAGGTGCCGTACTCCCGGGTCTCGTCCACAAGGCACTCGCCGACGTCGAAAACCACAGCGCGAATCGTCATGCGGAGCAGCCTAGCCACGGGTCCGGACGCGCGAGAGTGCCCCTTCCACAGACTGGAGGCCAGGGAAGGGTTGTTGAGATGTGCGGTCAGGAGAGGCTGTACCGCGGGCTCACCCAGCTGGTGCTGATCGTGCTCGCCGCTTGGCAGCGGGTGCCCTCGGGCCAGTGAACGATGTCCGGCCACGGACGGTCGGTAGTCGCTGAGCCGAGTGGGAGTGTGTAGCGATCCATCGCGCCCGACGGCCCTGTGGTTCTTCTCGTCCCCCTTGTGCCCAGCCGTCGCCCGGCCTGCAGCTCGCGCCCCCCACCCCCGACTCCGCCCGGAAACAATTCTGCAATCTCTTGCGCAAGGTCTTGCAGCGCCTCCTCCTGGGACCTACGGTCGCTCCAATCCCCAACTCGGCCGTGACCGGTCCCCACCCGGTCCTGCGCCTCTCCGCCAGGAGGAACACCGCATGCCCACCCGTACCCGCGCCGCCAGAGCCGCCGCCGCGCTGCTGTCCGTGTCCGCCGTCACCGCCGTGGCCGCCCTCGCCGTCGTCGGGGGGCCCGCCGCGCGGGCGCTCGCCGCCGCCCCTGGTGAGAAGGACGTCACCGCCGTCATGTTCGAGTGGCGGTTCGACTCCGTCGGGAAGGCCTGCGGGGAGAGCCTCGGGCCGGCCGGGTACGGCTACGTCCAGGTGTCGCCCCCGCAGGAGCACATCCAGGGGGGCCAGTGGTGGACCTCGTACCAGCCCGTCAGCTACAAGATCGCCGGCCGGCTGGGTGACCGTACGGCCTTCAAGGCCATGGTCGACGCCTGTCACGCGGCCGGTGTGAAGGTCGTCGCCGACTCCGTCATCAACCACATGGCGGCCGGGGACGGGACCGGAACGGGCGGGAGTTCGTACACGAAGTACAACTACCCGGGCGTCTACTCCGGCGGCGACATGGACGACTGCCGGTCCTCGATATCGAACTACAACGACCGCGCGAACGTCCAGAACTGCGAACTCGTCCAGCTCGCCGACCTGGACACGGGCGAGGACTACGTGCGTGGCCGCATCGCCGGCTACCTGAACGACCTGCTCTCCCTCGGTGTAGACGGCTTCCGGATCGACGCCGCCAAGCACATGCCGGCCGCCGACCTCGCCAACATCAAGTCGCGGATGACGAACCCGAACGCCTACTGGAAGCAGGAGGCGATCCACGGGGCCGGTGAGGCCGTCTCCCCCTCCGAGTACCTCGGGAGCGGCGACGTACAGGAGTTCCGCTACGCGCGGGACCTCAAGCGGATCTTCCAGAACGAGAACCTCGCCTACCTGAAGAACTTCGGGGAAGCCTGGGGGTACATGCCCTCCGGGCAGTCCGCCGTCTTCGTCGACAACCACGACACCGAGCGCGGCGGCGACACCCTCAGCTACAAGAACGGCTCCGCGTACACCCTGGCCAGCGTCTTCATGCTGGCGTGGCCCTACGGCTCGCCCGACGTGCACTCCGGCTACGACTGGACCGACCGCGACGCCGGCCCGCCCAACGGCGGCACCGTGAACGCCTGTTACACCGACGGGTGGACGTGCCAGCACGCCT
Protein-coding sequences here:
- a CDS encoding DUF6415 family natural product biosynthesis protein — its product is MTTQAGGNIQDLITEALGPYPHRPSAERVERLIDDLITCGHQLHHAVKYLPRNRWDPRASNAVAEWEYTSAVGPRTSEPNSNWNHARGLARIARILTAVLGDSEHPSTRLCCLCDRPILSEDYETIPGHSMSGARPDQHAHDRADPECRPTRAHDR
- a CDS encoding Twin-arginine translocation pathway signal; the encoded protein is MSHRNDALRAARLRVGWRSMDAAAAALSIHGQRFLDDRSYAVSARTWRRWEGASPGWPSEETATVLHDALSRWPEDLGFRAPAGWIRPEAHPEEAVNRRTFVSVTAAALMPGPVATQYVDPALIDYFQQQLEGHYRADMFLGPHDLVGTVSAQFQLIDKLVRSARGETRRGLLRVGAAYAALVGWLYQDAGDLGAAAFWRGVTQEIAARARDPHLVGYSLVNLAQVRTDLGDGYGVIDLCSAVLDGERVVPKVRVMAMQQQAHGASLTGDRAAVDRLIDTAGGLISRVDDDLPWGNACRRTPGYLEVQRATCYGRLGLGREAASLWSQVLDAVPATARRDRGVYLARHATAAAVAREPEQALEIARAAVEIATETRSARMLRELHSLEREMRPWHDAPVGRDLVEVLAPVNEGI
- a CDS encoding 4a-hydroxytetrahydrobiopterin dehydratase; amino-acid sequence: MGVPKPLSDEEIAEYLGGLPGWERRGDEITRTYEIRYHAAVAAIVTIADRSRRIQHHADLDLRIDSLRASITTHDAGHRLTRADFDLAHRIDAIVAAHQALPLD
- a CDS encoding HAD family hydrolase — its product is MTIRAVVFDVGECLVDETREYGTWADWLGVPRHTFAAMFGAVVAQNRDYREVFQEFRPGFDLTEQREARAAAGQPEHFDESDVYSDVRPAFAQLRADGLWLGIAGNQTVRAGGLLRGLFTDDVDLIGTSDDWGASKPDPEFFVRVAKAVPFAPDEILYVGDRVDNDLRPGKHAGMHTALVRRGPWATIQWNTAEAHELPTFRVESLADLSPLITQFNRQAN
- a CDS encoding carbohydrate-binding module family 20 domain-containing protein; this encodes MPTRTRAARAAAALLSVSAVTAVAALAVVGGPAARALAAAPGEKDVTAVMFEWRFDSVGKACGESLGPAGYGYVQVSPPQEHIQGGQWWTSYQPVSYKIAGRLGDRTAFKAMVDACHAAGVKVVADSVINHMAAGDGTGTGGSSYTKYNYPGVYSGGDMDDCRSSISNYNDRANVQNCELVQLADLDTGEDYVRGRIAGYLNDLLSLGVDGFRIDAAKHMPAADLANIKSRMTNPNAYWKQEAIHGAGEAVSPSEYLGSGDVQEFRYARDLKRIFQNENLAYLKNFGEAWGYMPSGQSAVFVDNHDTERGGDTLSYKNGSAYTLASVFMLAWPYGSPDVHSGYDWTDRDAGPPNGGTVNACYTDGWTCQHAWREISSMVGFRNSARGQAVTDWWDNGADQIAFGRGAKAYVAINHEGSALTRTFQTSLAGGDYCDVQSGRTVSVDSAGRFTATLGAGTAVALHVGARGCGATSTPTPTPTATPTGTPTPTATPTSTPASAASFAVNATTVVGQNIYVTGDRAELGSWNTGAALKLDPAAYPVWKLDVALPPGTVFAYKYVRKDAAGNVTWESGANRSATVPANGKVTLTDTWRN